A genomic segment from Mustela lutreola isolate mMusLut2 chromosome 15, mMusLut2.pri, whole genome shotgun sequence encodes:
- the CISD3 gene encoding CDGSH iron-sulfur domain-containing protein 3, mitochondrial: MGGSVGAPLRPAALKLNQSRYISSWLTGWFPKTPAKSVVAQKTPIKVELVAGKTYRWCVCGRSKKQEAPEQEVPRQEASTPALPLTSKSRQASVSMIQSLLEQLPPFCDGSHFFQRTGLSPLKFKAQETRAVALCTCKATQKAPYCDGTHRSERVQKAEVGSPL; encoded by the exons ATGGGCGGCAGCGTGGGGGCGCCCTTGCGGCCTGCGGCCTTG AAGCTCAACCAGAGCCGGTACATCTCCTCCTGGCTG ACCGGATGGTTCCCCAAGACCCCAGCCAAGTCCGTGGTGGCCCAGAAAACGCCCATCAAGGTAGAGTTGGTAGCTGGAAAAACCTacagatggtgtgtgtgtggccGCAGCAAGAAGCAG gAAGCACCTGAGCAGGAAGTTCCCAG GCAAGAGGCCTCCACTCCAGCTCTGCCGCTAACTAGCAAGTCAAGgcaggcctcagtttccatgATCCAGTCTCTGCTGGAACAGCTTCCA CCCTTCTGTGACGGCTCTCACTTCTTCCAACGCACTGGTCTATCCCCACTCAAGTTCAAGGCCCAGGAGACCCGCGCAGTGGCCCTCTGCACCTGTAAGGCTACCCAGAAGGCCCCGTACTGTGATGGCACCCACCGGAGTGAGCGGGTGCAGAAGGCAGAAGTGGGTTCCCCACTCTGA